In the Andrena cerasifolii isolate SP2316 chromosome 3, iyAndCera1_principal, whole genome shotgun sequence genome, ATTTTTCGAAGAAAGTAAAATCATACGGAACGACGATGCACAGGTTTCTCCCGCGTCTAATGTTACATAGGATCACTTTCCTTCCGCCATTCGCGATCGAGCCACTTTCATGGTCACAAAAGACAATTTCTAGCGGATCGCTGGACGAACCTGGCGATCACTGAGTCGGAAAATTCCGACGCAGCTGCGTGGAAACGGTCCGGCAGTATAAAAGGATTCGAAAGGATCGCTTCCGTGGCCCCGTTAGTTGTTACGGTAAATCACGGGGTCCGCGATGGATAATTTCGTGGGTAATTTCGATCGCTACGGGGGTACGGGACCGTGAACGGTGTCGCAAGGGTAGACTGTTACCTGCAGCGCAGCTATTTATCACGTCCGAGAAGTAGCTGACCAGTTCGCGACGTTTGTATCGGGAGGCAAGGCAACTGCGCTCCATTTCAGCGAACAGCCTGTCGAAATAGCAGTCTATCAGCACCTCCATCTCTTCTGGATCGGATAGAGACGTTCGACGTGCGACATACACTAATATGGCGTTGGAAAAACGATCGTTTGGACGAGCCAGCGGGCCACCTTGACCATTGTTCGCCACCAAATGGTAGCCTACACGAAACACAACCCGGGAGACTAGTGAGGACTAATTCGATTACATGTTAAATAAGTATTCCAAGGGCTTCCTCTGCTCGTCCCCTTTGTGGGCGCTGCAGCGAGCCCGGCAGTGACGCCACGGTAAATATTTCATCCCCACAAGGCGGCGCATAAACACACTTGATTAAGCGGGAACCTCGAGGCTCGGCGATTAGCGATTTCCAGTGTCCAGCTAATTTACAACACGATCGCGGTAGTAAATTACACGATATTTCTCGCTGTTAGGCCTGTCGAATGCACGGTGTACTTTCTAAGCGAATGTACTTTTAATGCGAACAGTTTAATGTTAGTTAGAGGCCATAGACTGCGATCCTTACGTTTTGGGTCATGGAATAACCTGAAGTAACACGAAGGAGATGTTTCCAGTTAGCAAGGCAATGATATTGTTCCCTGGTTGTTGCAGGTACCTGTGCATGCCTGAGAACCAAGATCCGCAGTTCCTGCTGGAGTACAGAGGACCCGTGACCATGAAGGGCAAGACGGAACCCATGAACGTTTGGTTCCTCTCCAGAGAAAGGGAGTTGGTCGCGTAATCGATCGTCGCAACGATATTTTTGAGACTCTACAATGACTCTTCGTGCGTTCAACGTATTGTATAGAGAAGTTATAAGGTTTTTACGGTCATAATGTTCTGAAACGACCACTCATCGAAACGCAAGCTGTGGAAGACGTCTTTGTCACAGTATCGCAGAATTATTGCCGCCCAGCGCGACTTCTGGGGTCGTTTAATTCTCGCGCAGGCATACATTCCATTGTTTCTACTATTAAGACTTCCAAGAACTTGTGCTTCTTATATTTAAATCAAGCGAGTTCGTCGTAACTAGGAAGCAAGCGGGAAAAGAGATTTATGCGCGTCGCGCATTTGTCAGTCTTAAGTGAGGACGTAATCGATTTTCCTAAGTAATTAACTCTGTGCGAAGAAGATTGATATTTCACGTAGCTGCTTGCTCAACAGCAGTGCAATTAATTGGCAAAGTACTTTACCTGTGAGTTCGTTAATTACCGCGTAACGATTTATCTATGTTTGACGTCTTCCTAAGTGTTAACCGAAAAATCTGCCATCCCGCTGAACCAACAATGCAGAGTTTAGTTGCATAAGTACTTTACCATTACGCAATGAAACTCTAAAGCCCGGAAGTCCTCAAAAGCCCGAGTCACACGTCCAAACGGTTCCTTACACGCATACGTCCGCCAGGCAGACGAACCTCGACGTCTGGTCGCCGACTTGGCGACATGTTTACCAATTGTAAATGTAAGAGGCAATCAAATATAAGTGTCAGTGATACGACCATGCGTCGGCCAGAAGTACGTGGAACTTTTTTCCccgtttcaaaaaaaaaaaacaaaaataataaaataaacaagaCAGAAAAGCAGAAAAAAATGACAGTGTATGCCCAGACGGAGCTCGATGGAATGCTCCAAGCTGGAAGGTGTAACGGAACCTGTTCTACTCCTCGACACGTCCCACGCACGCCGCAAGGTCAATACATCGAACCTCGTGCACGATCGCCGATACGGCACAGATTCCAGCGACCATTTTTCCTTCTATCCTGCCCGCGTATATCTCAATGCGCGAGAGCAATAATTCACGCTCGTTAGACCTACTTGCCTGTCCTGCTTATCGCGAACGAGGCGCGAGAGGTAGACGCGCAGGACCCATCAATCCTGGTAAATATTCTAGGTTCAAAGCACACAGATCGATCGTTGATGAGTTACTTTGTCATCGAGAGTCTCGAAGaagtttttaatgaatttcaGCTGAATTACAGTGGTTGGTGGCAGAGTTTGCAAGCGAGGGTGTCACCTAAATAGGCAATGTATCGCGTGCAAGTGTTGTCTAGTTGAAGGAATTCGCACGGGTGGGATAGGAGTTTCTGGAAAGAGGAAGTTGATTCCTCTTGCATGACTGCCCGAAGCCACGCTTTACAGCAGCACTAAAGAGGTTTTAATAAAGCAAGGTACTTGAGAGTTAAGTCACTCCATTCCTCACAATTATTATTGCCCTATGTCGGCAAGCTACACGCAGGTATGAGAGCTAGTGTCTCATTTTCCTTGGACTCTTACTTGAGCAGTTAATTGTAGGTGGTAGGTGTACGTTGATATTTTGCTGGCGCACGCGTACTGGTGCCTCGTATTAAACTATGTTCATACGATATTGCGCGCATATGGTAAGGAAAAGATGGAGAACTCCCAAGAGTTTATTATGATTTCCTAGACACGCTGGTCGCGCGGTTTTTTCAACTGTTTATAAAGTTGCTTATTCAATCGCATGCCGCGGTAAGTGGTATGCTGAATACAGGTTTCGTCTCGTGGAAAGAAAGGCGAACACTACCCAACTGGTTTACCGGGTGAGGTATGTGGAAAATAAGGCCAAATAATAAAGAGTAAAAGAAACATCCGCGCCTGTAGCGTTGGCCAACCGATGCCAATAACAGGGAAGCAGCGAGACGCCGATTTGAATCGAAAAACGCGACGTCCATGGAATTCGGAACTTTCTAGGGAACGGACCAAATgaccgtttctttttttctttagcCAGTTCTTCCACTGGAAAGAAATGGTGACCGTGGACTTTCTACGTCGACACAAACGGCGGAGATACGAGCGTTAAGGGTAAATTGGGGATGAGAATTCGCACGCAACAGGGGTTAAATATCGACAGTCGATATTTACCAGCAGAATGGAATGCTGGAAGGTTCTCCCGAGACTGCGATGGTATTCGGGATCATCTCTGTTGGAGGAAGGTACTTGCTTGATAAGCGATAGCTCTACGATCGATTTCTACTCATTTGAATACATATATCTGTCTCTACGTCCATTTACAGCTACGTCAGGCAAATTACCGTGACATTCTTTTGCTTTCAAAGAAGCATTGCTTATCTAGTAAAATAGGATATGGGACAGATGAAATTTGCTCGGGGTCGCGTCCTCCAGAGGTATTAGATGAAGAGCACCGTTGCCACTATCGCTGCCGCGAAGATTAGGTTTCAGGTAGAATTATTCCTCTGGGTCGGTGGGCAGGTTACAGCTTTCCTGTGGCAGCCTGCTGAACCTGACCTCGAACCTTCTCCCTTTTCCATCCTGATTCGGAAGCGACATTGGTGGGGTTGCTAACAGCACGCGGGTCTCCCAAGTGGGTACCTGACTAAATATTACCCAGCCCCGACGCAACCCCGCAATAGCTCTGTACATGATCCAATCTACAAATTCCTGTTCCCACAGCCTCAGTGCCTTCGGTCACCACGTACATGTGAATCAAAAAGCGAATCAACGGCCTTCGTGTCACCTGCCAATCAATGAGTTATAAGTATCATAAATCAGGAGCTTCAGCTCGGTTCAGCCTgtatttattaaagaattatatGCCTTCTGTTTTCACACACATGTAATTACACGGTGGTTTGAAGCGATTACGGCTGATGCGCGGCGCAATAATAGGAAATAAAAGCCGAACGTTGCGCAACGCCTCGCGCTTCCTGCGCGCACGGAAAATTCGCTAGTTCCCGAGCTTATTGTCGCCCTGCTTCCCCACTCACGGAGCCATTCACACGCGCATGGGAGCCCGCGTCTCCGCAGCTTTCACGGTCACGAAGAAGCCGCTGGGACCGACCCGAAGGAGAACGCTCCGCCGAGTGTGTTGGTGAAATTTCGGCAGGTGTACTCGGTGGAACAGGTACACAGGACGTGGGCGTGTACGTGCGGGGCACATATGCCGCGCGGCCGTGTACGCGAGAAAGCCGGTGAACGGTAAAGAACAGGTATTTAAATGAGAAACCGGATAGTCGATTCTACCTGGCTCGGTAGAGGACGCCACGTCCTCCTCAGCAAGTGCTTACGTGCCCAGACGACTTCCAAGACCCGTTCTCGCGTCCTTCCCTCTCCTCGCTGCTCACCGCGTCGCCCTCGCTTATTCATCGGCCCCACACGCTCGCACACCTCGTCCCTTTCACTCGCTAACGTGTTCACTTGTTCACTCGCACGTCCCCGTGCCTGCTCATTTACCTACCCACACACGCGCCGATTCTTTCACTCGTTCCCTCATTCACTGGATCTCGGCCCCCGCTGGCGCGGTGATCCCACCCTGTCTCGCTCCTTCACACGCGATCGAGCAATGCCTCTTCTCCTTCCAATCTCTGCACTCCGTCCTGTCCCATGGCCCCCTCTACTCTGACGCGAACAGCTCGACGTTCCCACTCCCTCTGTCGCTGTGCCCCGTCCCGAGGCCCAACTTGGTCCCCACCTAGCCAAAGAAACTGCATGAGTAAGTGTCAGAGGCACTCAGTACAGTTACTGACGGCCCGTACCGTGAACGATCGCCGTCGTCGACTGTTGTCGCCGTCTCCGTCGCTGTCGCCGTCGCCGCTGAATAGAGTCGAGTTCGTTTTACCATGCGCCGCTCTTGATAAACGTATGCAGTTAGTAAGTGGCAGTATACTTGTATCTCGCTCCCTTTCTCTGTGTCTCTGCCTTCCTTTCTCCGGTCTCGTTctccttctctcttcctccctgtGCCTGTCCGCCGCCGTGTTCTCCAACTGCGGTCCCCGGGGACAGATTTTCTGTGACTCGCGTGCACGGTCTCGCGGATGCTTGCAGGTGTTTTGTATTCCGCGCGAACGAGCCTCTTTAAAGGGCGTCCCTCGAGTGTCGTAGACCGATTGGATCTTAGCTCTGCAACAACTGCCGCGATAACGATCCTCCGCGGGATGCAGTGTATACTCTCCGCCTGCTGATCGACTTCTAATTCAATTACGGATATTGCCGGCACACTTTTTGGTTGGTGCTACGGCTCGAGGGAAAAAAGTGCACGGAGCGAAGTTTCCATCGGGATCCAAGTTCTTCTGGCTTGATTTCCTTGCCGTTTTTGGAGCACCTCGAGGGCAGTGTCCGCAGTGTTTGCAATATGTTGCGCTGAACCGTGCGTTTCTTCGCGAAGAATTGCAGCCCGTGTCTCGAGCCGCGACAGATTGTTATATACCCGACGCGTTTGCACGTAGTAGATGTAATTGGAGGATTTAGCGATTCCATTTGTAAACATCGTACgaaacggtttgaaaaattgacAAATTTGACTCTTTATCAATCGCTGTAACGTTCACTTGGGCCGCTAACTTTCGCAGTGACAACCACTGGAAAGAAATCGGCGTTTGCTCCAGAATATGCGGTCGATGAAGCGATAATTTTACTGAAACCTCTCACATTATTTCCATCAGCTGAACCCACCTCAAAAGCTGTCCTAATTAACAACCAGAAAGCTCGACACTTTGCCGAAAATACAGAGAGGCAAAGGGACGGGTacagggaaagagagaaagattGTTCGATTGATGGCCAGGTAGTGGTTCCCCGAACAAGTGACAGTGGTGTCGAATGTGTATATGGACGAGGTCGCCAGGATGACCGTTCCTCCGACACTGCCTGCGAAGGCCCAGGCCCGGGACCCGAGTCAGGTCGCCCGACAGACTGTGTCAATCCGGACTGTTTCCAATCCCCCCACGACTCCTCTGAGCACAGGGGCCGGAGCAACGGTATTCGTTGGGCTCACCGCTCCTGGCGTCGATTCCGCGGCAGCCTGTAGGAGAAGAATCCCGGAAGTGCAATCCGCGAACGGCTACGGTAAGCAGAACAGCGTGAAGCCGGCCACGCAGCAGCACACGCAGAGCCAGCCATCGCCTGGGCATCATCAGCCTCACCAGCCTCACCAACAACAGCAAGCAGCGCACGTGGTGAAGATCAGGATCAATCCGAACGGTGAGAAGAACGGCAGGGTTATATCGACCGTACGATTGACACTGGACGAGAGCCACGCCGGCCAGGACGAAGCCGAGAAGGAGAACGGGATCGCGTGCGAACGTTCGAGCAAGCGTGACGGTGGTGTGGTCGTGAGTGCGACGAATCTGGTGAACGAGCAGCGTTGTGCAAGTGCCAGTGAGGGCTGTGTGAGGATCAGTGTCGGCACCAACGGCTTCGAGCggaacaataacaacaacaacaacaacaataacgaCGACAAGCATAATCGGAATAACAGCGGCTCAGAGAAGAACATGGTTCACCGGGACACCTCGGACACCCTCAACTCCCCCCCGTCCAACAACCGTTCGAGCGCCTGTTTCTACTACAACTCGTACCAGAGCCCGTTAACCGGCATGGTGATGTCCAGCGGACAATGCTCGCCCAGCGACACCTTGGACAGCGGTACCTGCAGCGATCTCGACGGCACGCCGCCGCCTCTTCCCAAGAAGAAGAACGCCAGCACGGTTATGCTGGCCACCGATCAGCACAATCACACGGGCAGCCTGACCAGCAGCGGCGCGGAAGTGGACAGCGATGATAATGAGAGCAACATCAGCTGCGACTCTCTGAACGCAGGTGACCTGAACGACAGAATAGCGGGACAGAGCGCGAACGGGAGCATCGTCGAGGCCGATCGAGCGTCCCCAGATTTCCAGGAGCGCGCGGAGGCTGAGCAGCTGGTAAACGGTGTCGGGAGCCATCCGGAGGCTAGAGAGGCTCTGCTGAATTTCACACGATTGGACCTGACGAACGGCACCGATAACGAGGAGGCAACGATCAAGGAATCGATGCCAGCTGCCGTCACGCCGGAAGTCGACTCGAATTCCTGCTCGACCACAGCTTCCCCCAGCGTCTCGCCATCGCCGTCTGGAGCCTCTTCCTTGTCGAAGGCCTCCTCCACGCCGAGGATCAGGAGTCCGGTCCTATCCGGCGAGCAAAATGGCAAGCCGCCGTCCCCGATGGTGAAGGAATGCACGTACGAGGAGAGGAAGCAGGAGCAGGAGAGGCTAGAGCAGGAGTCCGTAGCCGGTGACGTTGACACGAGCATCAATCCCGTGACTGGGAAGAAGTACCTCTACGAGTACGACAGGTTTTACAAGTTTCACGTGAACGAACTGAAGGGGAACAACAAGGACGCGAGCCGGGGAGTGGTGTTGGGGGATAAGGACACCGACGAATGTTTTGCCGGTTACAAGATCCTCGATAAGGAAGCCATACGCAGTGCCAAGGGAACTGTGCGCGGTGTCAAAAACCGGGTACGCGCCGGTATCGCGACGTTTCTTCAGAAACCATCGTCCCAGGTTGGTATTTCCCCCCGCATTTCTGTTCACGGGCTTCGAGGAATTCCTCTTGCGTGCCAATTAACGGGCGATCCGCGGTGCGTCGGAATGCTAAATAGGTATACAGGGAAGCGGATGAACACTTTAAATTAAGCGATGTTTATCGGCCGTCCGAGGCGGTGTTTGCGGAACGCTGTGCCCGCGTGCAACCGCGAGTTGCTGGGGGGAGAGAAAAAATGCAAGTAATTAGAAGGGGTTCAAAGGACGCGAGATAGCCGCGCGCGCACGCTCCTTCTTACTTGTTCCATTTGCGACGAGGTACTTCAACCCTTCGCTCTTTCACTAAACCTGCAGCAATTTGTATTAAGTAGACGCTGATCGAAATAGAGAGTAGGTGTATAGAAGGAACGAGAATAGTGGAACGAGAAATGCAAGGGGTTAAAAAGCCACGGATCGTGGCGAAGTCGAAGGAGGGTGGTGAAAGGCGTTCTCAAAGGTCAGAAGGACACCGTGTCGAAAAATTTGCGAATCGCTGGTCTAGATTTCACCGAATACGCCAACAGCTCTGGTAAAAGCTTTCCGCGCATGATTGCCTTCGCGTCGAATAACAGAGCACGGTTGCCACGCATTAATCTCTTAATTGAACGGTGCGAGTTTACCCATcgtcgaacaaaaaaaaaatacacttaATGCATAGGAATTTACATGTCGTTCCCACGTGGCGCCTCTAAGAACGAGTAATTTCAATGATGATCGCAGATTATTTCCTATCGAAAGGAGACATTCTCCGTGCCTTTCAATAACTTTTGAATCATCCTCAACCAATTCCACCTTTATTTctctcagtggcgcactcaggatttaattttaggGGGAgctgagttgaagggataaaaattgtattaatctgAATTCAATAAAGTTCATTGGgtgcttataaaaatttattcaaacaatgaaattcagttttcttttcttcttacaacgccCCTACTTTGGGGcccctgggtgcgccactgatttcTCTTGATTCATTCTCCACTACTCCCTCTACGAGCCCTCGTAACACGCCATTATCAAAATAAGCCCCGTCGTTATCAGAACTGGAAGAACCCGTCGCAGTCAAAGAATATCGAGCAAACTGGTTGAGGAACGAGGccatataaacataaatatatatatatatatgtatatatatatactttctgTAAACGTGTCAGGTAAAACGTCATGCTAAACGTAGCGCTACAAAGTTAAACACTGACCTGGTACGGGGGCTCGTAAACGACCGCGTCGATTTGTTATGCAAATAAGCCGACGAGGATCGTTCTGAACGGGGTTACGAATCGTACGGCCGAGCGCGGACGTGCCAGGGTGCTCCGTTCACGCGTACGGCTGGAGCACCTGCGAAAAGCGTTAGATTTACAGTTAGATCACCTCTCCGTCGGCCAGCAGCTCGGATTGACGTTGAGTGGCGTCGATCGATGACGTTGATCCGTCCCATGTGGTCCTGCTGCAAGGTTTCCGGTGTTGCCATGCGACCATCGGTCGCGGACGTGCCAGGAAATCGTACCGTCGATGCAGAACGGATCGACATAACGGTAGATCCGATAAAGCGATATTACGGCAACGTGCCGAAGAGCGTGCTCGTTGTGTCCCTAGCTCGGCAAACCGGTCTTCTTTCCACCTCTGTTCCCTTCTGTCTTACTCCCTTCGTCCGCCCCATCTACACCACCCCTCTGGCCCGCCATTTTTCTTCACCCTTCGATTGCGTGTGCGGTCGCACTGTTTCGCGAAATTACAGACCTAGAGAGGAGACCGCATCTCCTTGGAACCTCCGCTCCCAGCAATCACGGATTCACTGCAGTCTCTCTCCGGGGACTTGATGTATTAGCTTGATCGACACACTCGCTTCGCAGCCAGCGAGAGAGGTTTCGAGATCCCTGAACGGCAGAGAAATCTGCTGTTACGGTTCCTTTCGCGGGGCAGGCAAAAACGAGCGAGCTTGTCGCGGTCCACTTGAGACGAAATTTAGATAGACCGCGGTGCAGGTCTGACTAGAATGCGACCTATTTCACTCCGCCACCGTTGTACACGTGATCAGGAAACGTCTGGTTTCTGACATTCGTCGAAGTATCGATCATCCGTCCTTGACTCCTTGATCTTCCGCGCGCATGAATTCTTGAAGATGGAACGGTGGGAAGAAGTATTGCATTCGTTATGCAAGGTTACTGTACAATGGTTATACGTTCAGGTGTCAGTATCGCCTTTCCATTAATTTCGCTCCCCGAGTCAGCAGCCCCGCGGACACCAGCGCAAACACTTGAACCTTTGGCGCGAAAGAGGGAATCAGATTATACAATGCTAGCCAGTAAAGCGACGTAATGACTGTTTTCGCAACGCGTTTCTTAAACCCTCCTCGCAACAGGTACATTTACGGGTGTCATTTACTTAGCGACAATTCTCCTCGGTTTCTTAACGCGTTCCATTAGAGTGGAAAAAAAGGGGGACACGACGTTACGGTCAATGTTCTGACACAACCTGCGCCGAGAATGAATCTCCAGCGAGGCTGAGATTAGAGCATTGCTTGCAAGGTAATCCGTAGCTGTTGCGTTGTAACTGTACTGTCTTTTTGTCGTGGAGAGAATGGGATCGAAAAGTCTGCAATTTACTTCTTTGCCTCGTACTCAAGGCACATGTTTTTACACGAGGTACAAATTCTTCACTCCCCGGTGTCCCTCTTAGACTCCAATCGATAACCATAGTCACGAGTTCAGTCGAATAGTTTCTCCTTGGGTAGAATTGTCTCGTTAGTTTCTAGCGCTAAAT is a window encoding:
- the LOC143366986 gene encoding uncharacterized protein LOC143366986, translating into MDEVARMTVPPTLPAKAQARDPSQVARQTVSIRTVSNPPTTPLSTGAGATVFVGLTAPGVDSAAACRRRIPEVQSANGYGKQNSVKPATQQHTQSQPSPGHHQPHQPHQQQQAAHVVKIRINPNGEKNGRVISTVRLTLDESHAGQDEAEKENGIACERSSKRDGGVVVSATNLVNEQRCASASEGCVRISVGTNGFERNNNNNNNNNNDDKHNRNNSGSEKNMVHRDTSDTLNSPPSNNRSSACFYYNSYQSPLTGMVMSSGQCSPSDTLDSGTCSDLDGTPPPLPKKKNASTVMLATDQHNHTGSLTSSGAEVDSDDNESNISCDSLNAGDLNDRIAGQSANGSIVEADRASPDFQERAEAEQLVNGVGSHPEAREALLNFTRLDLTNGTDNEEATIKESMPAAVTPEVDSNSCSTTASPSVSPSPSGASSLSKASSTPRIRSPVLSGEQNGKPPSPMVKECTYEERKQEQERLEQESVAGDVDTSINPVTGKKYLYEYDRFYKFHVNELKGNNKDASRGVVLGDKDTDECFAGYKILDKEAIRSAKGTVRGVKNRVRAGIATFLQKPSSQAYIKKELGKVVVYTTTSGIVRKTFYNCKKVKQILRTHMVKYDELDLFGDAELQAEVRDRLGSTVIQLPQLFIDGQHIGGFDTVERLNESGELRDMLKPYQSDDACTVCLFCGGYQWQLCPICNGSKRSVHRNDFTAEFVALKCAKCDVNGLIRCPHC